A stretch of Paenibacillus mucilaginosus 3016 DNA encodes these proteins:
- a CDS encoding copper amine oxidase N-terminal domain-containing protein yields MKAIWKMGLGALLLCQAVLPASAWAQTPEAGQTVQIELTLGQSVLKVNSEELNVEKPYVANGSTLVPLRVITTAFGAVLSWDSETRTVGLKSGNTSLSLQIGSTTATVNGVQETLEAAPELLNGTTMVPLRFIAEKFGAKVSYDEVTKKITILGTASVSAAGNEIDTDLGKTQIGNSYYGWSMKYPAGLIREYQSFQEDLVGFEDADGEFYFSVLAELDATENMSEDALISRLSDETEGRVLKKTYIEEAKQPYALIVTEEDGEVYEYRAYQKADRLYVLSLYVNKAENYNNPVKYSRYKDLLDSFKVSFDGSDRSLKDLSTVKAGYRTYTDETYGYSLKLPAEWLMAKDEDNNIGFLDPKKNKSISVVITSKAEGDTLQAWTDRMLRRYEDMFLPEYRKLEPQRSLTVDGNPAVAVRSKNTFDKKNWDVTENVFLMKGNYKYQIYFNFDKESNVSEMLIQDTLKSFKITRPSSSIGTLRDSEDMDRTQMSVVKNKTYGFQVTLPAHWKQITTADDYALRFGTGYGVLNILAVDDAEVSPQAALSKLKDSIRGQEGVEFREIENKNVTVAGVEAAWSIFEAGNTISVVCTFEKNGVSYIVHSVEPNAVFTESLKKQITDAVLSLQVP; encoded by the coding sequence ATGAAGGCAATTTGGAAAATGGGACTGGGCGCCCTGCTGCTATGTCAGGCCGTCCTTCCTGCTAGTGCATGGGCGCAGACGCCTGAAGCGGGTCAAACGGTGCAGATCGAGCTGACGCTGGGACAGAGTGTTCTGAAGGTGAACAGTGAAGAATTGAACGTCGAGAAGCCCTATGTGGCCAACGGTTCTACACTGGTGCCCCTGCGGGTGATTACAACGGCGTTCGGCGCCGTCCTGAGCTGGGATTCCGAGACACGGACGGTCGGATTGAAGAGCGGCAACACCTCCCTGTCGCTCCAGATCGGCAGTACGACAGCTACAGTGAACGGAGTACAGGAGACGCTGGAGGCGGCGCCCGAACTGCTGAACGGGACTACCATGGTACCGCTCAGGTTTATTGCTGAGAAATTCGGTGCCAAGGTCTCCTATGATGAGGTTACTAAAAAAATCACCATTCTTGGGACGGCCTCAGTTTCGGCAGCCGGTAACGAAATCGATACGGATCTCGGCAAAACGCAGATCGGTAACAGCTATTATGGTTGGTCGATGAAATATCCGGCTGGACTAATCCGGGAGTACCAGAGCTTTCAGGAAGATTTGGTGGGGTTTGAAGATGCGGACGGCGAATTCTATTTCAGCGTCCTGGCCGAACTGGATGCAACCGAGAACATGTCCGAGGATGCTCTAATCAGCCGGCTGTCCGATGAGACGGAAGGAAGAGTCCTCAAGAAGACCTATATAGAAGAAGCAAAGCAGCCCTATGCTCTGATTGTGACTGAGGAGGACGGAGAGGTCTACGAATACCGTGCTTATCAAAAGGCGGACCGGCTCTATGTTCTCTCGCTGTATGTCAACAAGGCGGAGAATTACAATAACCCTGTGAAATACAGCCGGTATAAGGATCTGCTCGACAGCTTCAAGGTATCGTTCGATGGAAGTGACCGTTCCCTCAAAGACTTGTCCACCGTGAAAGCGGGATACCGGACTTATACGGATGAAACCTATGGTTATTCCCTGAAGCTTCCGGCCGAGTGGTTGATGGCCAAAGATGAGGACAATAATATCGGATTCCTCGATCCCAAGAAGAACAAGAGCATATCGGTGGTCATCACTTCCAAGGCGGAAGGAGATACGCTTCAGGCTTGGACAGACCGGATGCTGAGGAGATACGAGGACATGTTCCTGCCCGAGTACCGTAAACTCGAGCCTCAGCGCAGCCTGACCGTTGACGGCAACCCGGCGGTGGCCGTTCGTTCCAAGAATACGTTCGACAAAAAAAACTGGGACGTTACGGAGAATGTCTTCCTGATGAAAGGGAATTATAAATACCAAATTTATTTTAATTTTGATAAAGAAAGCAACGTCTCCGAAATGCTGATCCAGGATACCCTGAAATCCTTCAAGATTACCCGGCCGTCTTCGTCGATCGGCACGCTGCGGGACAGTGAGGACATGGACCGCACTCAAATGAGCGTAGTAAAGAATAAAACATACGGTTTCCAGGTGACGCTTCCGGCCCACTGGAAGCAGATCACGACCGCGGATGATTATGCACTTCGTTTTGGAACGGGATACGGGGTACTCAACATTCTTGCTGTGGATGATGCGGAAGTTTCGCCTCAAGCTGCGCTTTCCAAACTCAAAGACTCCATTCGGGGGCAGGAGGGAGTCGAATTTAGGGAGATCGAGAATAAGAACGTAACCGTCGCGGGTGTAGAGGCCGCTTGGTCGATTTTCGAAGCGGGGAATACGATCTCGGTGGTCTGCACATTCGAGAAAAACGGCGTCTCTTATATCGTTCACTCTGTAGAACCCAATGCGGTGTTTACCGAGAGCTTGAAAAAGCAAATTACGGATGCGGTCTTGTCATTGCAAGTGCCATAA
- a CDS encoding S1C family serine protease: MKLTWNQILICTAAVSLMTGTSAGSVHAADSPPVSWSTAQLNGELYVKASDVVHTLGGEGTYAADTGAFHYIAPSAVPDAVKKVAPATVGIIGKPLGSSSASDNRYNLAHGTGVIVQSDGLIITNAHVVKDMAQLIVVTADGKQYAGTTTHMDEESDLALVKIEAVGLQTAVFADSSELEVGETVVAIGTPISFALRNSVSVGVVSGMDRSLHSTYRLIQTDAAINPGNSGGALVNLKGEVVGINSLKLSAAGIDGLGFAIPSDTVMYVLQHFLAYGHVKHPGLGMDVEESWAAIVGLPTDEPLQIARIHPGTSAEAAGISEGDVLYSIGNQNVQSIVDLNEYLKQYLPGDKVTLTLQSGGDIVQKEITLVETSLN, translated from the coding sequence TTGAAGCTTACATGGAATCAGATTTTGATCTGTACGGCGGCCGTGTCTCTTATGACAGGAACCAGTGCCGGTTCGGTTCATGCTGCGGATTCCCCTCCGGTCTCATGGTCAACCGCTCAATTGAACGGCGAATTGTACGTTAAAGCATCGGATGTGGTTCATACATTGGGCGGTGAAGGAACCTATGCAGCGGACACCGGTGCATTCCACTATATTGCACCGTCTGCTGTACCCGACGCAGTCAAGAAAGTAGCACCTGCCACGGTGGGCATTATCGGCAAGCCGCTTGGCAGCAGCTCGGCTTCCGATAACCGGTACAATCTGGCCCACGGCACTGGAGTTATCGTGCAGTCGGACGGCCTCATTATCACTAACGCCCATGTGGTCAAAGATATGGCGCAGTTGATTGTCGTTACTGCAGACGGCAAGCAGTATGCGGGAACAACGACTCATATGGATGAAGAAAGCGACCTTGCCTTGGTAAAGATCGAGGCGGTAGGACTGCAGACCGCCGTGTTTGCCGACAGCAGCGAGCTTGAAGTGGGAGAAACGGTAGTAGCCATCGGCACACCGATCTCTTTCGCCCTGCGTAATTCCGTATCGGTCGGTGTGGTCAGCGGAATGGACCGTTCGCTGCACAGCACTTATCGGTTGATTCAAACGGACGCGGCGATCAATCCGGGAAACAGCGGAGGAGCCCTTGTGAATCTCAAAGGCGAAGTCGTGGGCATCAACTCCCTCAAGCTGTCCGCTGCAGGAATTGATGGTCTGGGATTCGCGATTCCGTCCGACACGGTAATGTATGTCTTGCAGCATTTTCTGGCCTATGGGCATGTAAAGCATCCCGGGCTGGGTATGGATGTGGAAGAAAGCTGGGCGGCAATTGTAGGACTCCCTACCGACGAACCGCTGCAGATTGCGCGCATCCATCCGGGAACATCCGCTGAGGCCGCAGGCATTTCAGAGGGAGATGTGCTGTACTCCATTGGGAATCAAAACGTACAAAGCATTGTGGATCTCAACGAGTATCTCAAGCAGTACCTGCCTGGAGACAAGGTTACCTTGACACTTCAGTCGGGCGGCGATATTGTCCAGAAAGAAATTACATTGGTTGAAACAAGCCTTAACTAA
- a CDS encoding MFS transporter, which produces MLKHALVRTILFSRILLQLGVWIRNFAILLYVTDVTNNDPLFISLISVAEFAPIFLFSIIGGTFADRWPSKRTMIGCDLLSALSMFAVLGGLVYGSWHVLLFATLVSSIMSQFSQPSAMKLFKQHIPADGLQGVMAMFQSTMAVFMVIGPVLGAFIYQQYGIVPSLVLAGICFVGSGLILFGLPRDPASGGRVTQGNFMTELRDGLRYVGRRPALRTLGWTFGLSGLAVGLTQPLMLFLAVENLGQDKSFLQWLLMANGAAMLVGGGVVVTLAKKLPPQLLLAAGLIVSAAGVLGLGWSRSMGLTLSLEALNGFLLPCIHIGINTLILKHTEQAFIGRVGGVLTPLFMGSMVIGMSSAGFLKEFLSLGGVFSVSALLFALGGLTMVPMLREKRAAAAAGGEV; this is translated from the coding sequence ATGCTGAAACACGCTCTGGTCCGGACGATTCTGTTTTCCCGAATCCTGCTGCAGCTCGGGGTCTGGATCCGCAATTTTGCCATACTGCTTTATGTGACCGATGTGACGAACAACGATCCGCTCTTCATCTCGCTGATTTCCGTTGCTGAATTCGCACCGATCTTCCTGTTCTCCATCATCGGAGGCACCTTCGCCGACCGCTGGCCTTCCAAACGGACCATGATCGGGTGTGACCTGCTCTCGGCCTTGTCCATGTTCGCCGTCCTGGGGGGACTGGTCTACGGCTCCTGGCATGTCCTGCTGTTCGCAACGCTCGTCTCCTCCATCATGTCCCAATTCTCCCAGCCTTCCGCGATGAAGCTGTTCAAGCAGCATATCCCGGCGGACGGGCTGCAGGGCGTGATGGCGATGTTCCAATCGACGATGGCCGTCTTCATGGTGATCGGTCCGGTGCTCGGCGCCTTCATCTACCAGCAGTACGGCATTGTGCCTTCGCTGGTCCTGGCCGGCATCTGCTTTGTCGGTTCGGGGCTCATCCTGTTCGGGCTGCCCCGGGACCCGGCTTCGGGCGGTAGAGTGACACAGGGGAACTTCATGACGGAGCTCCGAGACGGGCTCCGCTATGTAGGGCGGAGGCCGGCTCTGCGCACGCTGGGGTGGACCTTCGGCCTCTCGGGCCTTGCCGTCGGTCTGACCCAGCCCCTGATGCTCTTCCTTGCGGTGGAGAACCTCGGTCAGGACAAATCGTTCCTGCAGTGGCTGCTCATGGCCAACGGTGCCGCCATGCTGGTCGGCGGCGGGGTCGTCGTGACGCTGGCCAAGAAGCTGCCGCCGCAGCTGCTGCTGGCGGCCGGCCTGATCGTGTCCGCCGCCGGCGTGCTCGGGCTTGGCTGGTCCAGGAGCATGGGGCTCACGCTTTCGCTGGAGGCGCTCAACGGCTTCTTGCTCCCGTGCATCCACATCGGCATCAACACGCTGATCCTGAAGCACACCGAGCAGGCCTTCATCGGAAGGGTGGGGGGCGTATTGACCCCGCTCTTCATGGGCTCGATGGTCATCGGCATGTCCTCCGCCGGTTTTCTGAAAGAATTCTTATCGCTGGGGGGCGTATTCAGCGTCAGCGCGCTGCTCTTTGCCCTGGGGGGACTCACGATGGTGCCGATGCTTCGGGAGAAAAGGGCTGCAGCAGCGGCGGGCGGAGAGGTGTGA